The following proteins are encoded in a genomic region of Paenibacillus sp. FSL R7-0273:
- the pyrE gene encoding orotate phosphoribosyltransferase — protein sequence MSTLSNTSKQVAAYLLEIGAVALRPQDPFTWTSGIKSPIYCDNRLTMSFPEVRNYIAGGFAELIKASYPEAQVIAGTATAGIPHAAWVSDKLNLPMAYIRDKAKGHGKQNQIEGSISPGQKVIVIEDLISTGGSSIKAAQAVEEAGGEVLAVLAIFSYELDRATEAFAAAGVPLQSLSNYTTLIDVALSQGKIAESDVALLQSWRKDPASFGV from the coding sequence ATGAGTACATTGTCTAATACAAGTAAGCAAGTTGCAGCCTATCTGCTGGAGATCGGGGCCGTTGCCCTGCGTCCGCAGGACCCGTTCACCTGGACCTCCGGCATCAAATCGCCAATCTATTGTGACAACCGTCTGACAATGTCCTTCCCGGAAGTGCGTAACTATATTGCAGGCGGCTTTGCAGAGCTGATTAAAGCCAGCTATCCCGAGGCGCAGGTCATCGCAGGCACAGCAACCGCCGGTATCCCGCATGCGGCCTGGGTATCCGATAAGCTGAATCTGCCGATGGCTTATATCCGCGACAAGGCCAAAGGCCACGGCAAGCAGAACCAGATCGAGGGCAGTATCTCGCCCGGCCAGAAGGTTATCGTGATCGAGGACCTGATCTCCACCGGCGGCAGCTCGATCAAAGCGGCTCAGGCGGTAGAGGAAGCAGGCGGAGAGGTTCTGGCGGTTCTGGCGATCTTCAGCTATGAGCTGGACCGTGCCACTGAAGCGTTCGCAGCAGCCGGTGTGCCGCTGCAGAGCCTGTCCAACTACACGACCCTGATCGATGTAGCCCTGAGCCAGGGCAAGATCGCAGAGAGCGATGTAGCGCTGCTGCAATCTTGGCGGAAGGACCCGGCTTCGTTCGGAGTATAG
- the pyrF gene encoding orotidine-5'-phosphate decarboxylase, with protein sequence MAGRLMIPLDYPDADSARVLIDKLEGIPCYLKVGMQLFYAAGPDFIRELKERGYSVFLDVKMHDIPNTVRGGAESITRLGVDMFNVHASGGKTMMAAALEGAAKAVSLNPSLHIPLIIAVTQLTSTSQEVMNEEIGIAGNVEDTVVRYAKLAAEAGLHGVVASPQESAAIAAACGPEFVTVTPGIRPAGSSLDDQSRVMTPGQAIRQGSHFLVIGRPITAAADPRAAALSIIEEMTQA encoded by the coding sequence ATGGCCGGCAGGCTGATGATTCCGCTGGATTATCCGGATGCAGATTCGGCGCGGGTCCTGATTGATAAGCTGGAAGGCATTCCGTGCTACCTGAAGGTCGGCATGCAACTGTTCTATGCAGCAGGGCCGGATTTTATCAGAGAGCTTAAGGAACGCGGCTATTCCGTCTTCCTGGATGTGAAAATGCATGATATCCCGAATACAGTCCGCGGCGGTGCTGAGAGCATCACCAGACTAGGTGTAGACATGTTCAACGTGCATGCCTCCGGCGGTAAGACGATGATGGCTGCAGCACTGGAGGGAGCCGCAAAGGCGGTCAGCCTGAATCCTTCGCTGCACATCCCGCTGATTATTGCGGTGACACAGCTTACAAGCACGAGCCAGGAAGTCATGAACGAAGAGATCGGCATTGCCGGGAATGTAGAGGATACCGTAGTTCGTTATGCTAAGCTGGCGGCTGAAGCGGGCCTGCATGGCGTAGTTGCTTCCCCGCAGGAGTCGGCAGCGATCGCAGCAGCCTGCGGTCCGGAATTCGTCACGGTAACGCCGGGTATCCGTCCGGCAGGCTCGTCCCTGGATGACCAGTCCCGTGTTATGACGCCTGGACAAGCTATCCGTCAGGGCAGCCACTTCCTGGTCATAGGCCGTCCGATTACCGCAGCAGCCGACCCGCGCGCAGCAGCACTATCCATTATTGAGGAGATGACACAAGCATGA
- the carB gene encoding carbamoyl-phosphate synthase large subunit — translation MPKNDKLKKILVIGSGPIVIGQAAEFDYAGTQACQALKEEGVEVVLINSNPATIMTDTNMADKVYIEPITLEFVTGIIRQERPDGLLPTLGGQTGLNMAVELARAGVLEAENVKLLGTQLHSIEKAEDRDLFRELMRELDQPVPESIIITTVDEAMSFAEEIGFPLIVRPAYTLGGTGGGICDNAEELRETVKAGIRYSPIGQCLVEKSIAGMKEVEYEVMRDANDNCIVVCNMENFDPVGVHTGDSIVVAPSQTLSDREYQMLRSASLKIIRALNIEGGCNVQFALDPQSYQYYVIEVNPRVSRSSALASKATGYPIAKMAAKIALGYTLDEIVNPVTGQTYACFEPTLDYIVSKIPRWPFDKFTSANRKLGTQMKATGEVMAIGRTFEESIHKAVRSLEIGVHRFRLPGAELLEDSVLRNRLAKADDERLFLIAEAYRRGYQLQEIQDITNVDWWFLSKIEGLVQFEDVLRSEETLSAETLYQAKRKGFTDRAIAEIRAEGRPGGAQTKEADVRSLRLAQGLTPVFKMVDTCAAEFEASTPYYYSTYETENEVTHSDKQKVVVLGSGPIRIGQGIEFDYSTVHAVWAIQNAGYEAVIINNNPETVSTDFNTSDRLYFEPLFFEDVMNVIAQENPIGVIVQFGGQTAINLAAPLAAAGVNILGTSLSSIDEAEDRKRFEALLARLDIAQPKGKTVTDASQAVETAQSLGYPVLVRPSYVLGGRAMEIVYNDAELMSYMVEAVKINPEHPVLIDRYMLGKEVEVDAICDGETVVIPGIMEHVERAGVHSGDSIAVYPPQYLDEGLKQKITDITIKIAKELKTIGLVNIQFVIYQNEVYVIEVNPRSSRTVPFLSKVTGIPMANLATKIILGGKLKEEGYTEGLWPESDYVSVKVPVFSFAKLRRVEPTLGPEMKSTGEVMGRDKLYAKALYKGLIGAGMKIPATGAIIVTVADKDKAEAVELMKGFHAMGYKIIATGGTAQALEQSGLNVMNVNKLDEGEPTILDLIRSGQANFVFNTLTKGKTPERDGFRIRREAVENGVVCMTSLDTVAALLKMLQTINFSSQSMPAFVGQ, via the coding sequence ATGCCTAAGAATGATAAACTTAAAAAAATCCTCGTCATCGGCTCCGGTCCGATCGTCATCGGCCAGGCCGCCGAGTTTGACTATGCAGGCACACAGGCCTGCCAGGCCCTGAAGGAAGAAGGCGTGGAGGTTGTACTGATCAACAGCAACCCGGCCACCATCATGACGGATACTAACATGGCTGATAAGGTCTACATTGAGCCAATCACCCTTGAGTTCGTAACAGGCATCATCCGCCAGGAGCGTCCTGACGGACTGCTGCCGACACTGGGCGGCCAGACCGGCTTGAACATGGCGGTTGAGCTGGCGCGTGCCGGCGTACTGGAAGCAGAGAACGTGAAGCTGCTGGGTACTCAGCTGCACTCGATCGAGAAGGCAGAGGACCGCGACCTGTTCCGCGAACTGATGCGCGAGCTGGACCAGCCGGTTCCGGAAAGTATTATTATCACTACAGTAGACGAAGCTATGAGCTTTGCTGAGGAAATCGGCTTCCCGCTGATTGTCCGTCCGGCGTATACCCTGGGCGGAACCGGCGGCGGGATCTGTGACAACGCGGAAGAGCTGCGTGAGACAGTAAAAGCGGGTATCCGCTACAGCCCGATCGGCCAGTGTCTGGTCGAGAAGAGCATCGCCGGCATGAAGGAAGTAGAATACGAAGTTATGCGTGACGCAAATGACAACTGTATCGTTGTCTGCAATATGGAGAACTTTGACCCTGTAGGTGTACATACTGGCGACAGTATCGTTGTAGCACCGAGCCAGACGCTCTCCGACCGTGAATACCAGATGCTGCGCAGCGCTTCACTGAAGATCATCCGTGCGCTGAACATTGAAGGCGGCTGTAACGTACAGTTCGCGCTTGATCCGCAAAGCTATCAATATTATGTAATTGAAGTAAATCCGCGTGTCAGCCGCTCTTCGGCGCTTGCCTCCAAGGCAACCGGCTATCCAATCGCTAAGATGGCAGCCAAAATCGCCCTCGGCTACACGCTCGACGAAATCGTTAACCCGGTTACCGGCCAGACGTATGCCTGCTTCGAGCCGACGCTGGACTATATCGTCAGCAAAATCCCGCGCTGGCCGTTCGACAAGTTCACCTCGGCGAACCGCAAGCTGGGCACACAGATGAAAGCGACCGGCGAAGTGATGGCGATTGGCCGTACCTTTGAAGAGTCGATCCACAAGGCTGTCCGTTCCCTGGAAATCGGAGTTCACCGCTTCCGTCTGCCGGGTGCCGAGCTGCTGGAAGACAGTGTGCTGCGTAACCGTCTGGCCAAAGCGGACGATGAGCGCCTGTTCCTCATCGCCGAAGCTTACCGCCGCGGCTATCAGCTGCAGGAAATCCAGGATATTACGAATGTAGACTGGTGGTTCCTGTCCAAGATTGAAGGACTGGTGCAATTCGAGGATGTGCTGCGCAGTGAAGAAACGTTGAGCGCTGAAACGCTGTACCAGGCGAAGCGCAAAGGCTTCACTGACCGGGCCATCGCCGAGATTCGTGCCGAAGGACGTCCGGGCGGTGCCCAGACGAAGGAGGCGGATGTCCGCAGCCTGCGGCTTGCGCAAGGCCTGACACCGGTCTTCAAGATGGTAGATACCTGTGCTGCTGAATTCGAAGCATCGACACCGTACTACTACTCAACTTATGAAACAGAAAACGAAGTAACTCATTCCGACAAGCAGAAGGTTGTAGTACTAGGCTCGGGACCGATCCGTATCGGCCAGGGGATTGAGTTCGACTACTCCACTGTTCACGCGGTATGGGCGATCCAGAACGCCGGCTATGAGGCCGTTATTATCAACAACAACCCGGAGACGGTGTCTACGGATTTCAATACCTCGGACCGGTTGTATTTTGAACCGCTGTTCTTTGAAGATGTAATGAACGTCATTGCCCAGGAGAATCCGATCGGGGTTATCGTGCAGTTTGGCGGCCAGACGGCCATCAACCTTGCTGCGCCGCTGGCGGCTGCCGGTGTGAACATCCTCGGAACCAGCCTGTCGAGCATCGACGAAGCTGAGGACCGCAAGCGGTTCGAAGCGCTGCTGGCCCGTCTGGATATCGCACAGCCGAAAGGCAAGACAGTAACCGATGCAAGCCAGGCGGTAGAAACAGCCCAGTCCCTCGGCTATCCGGTGCTGGTGCGTCCTTCCTACGTGCTGGGCGGCCGCGCAATGGAAATCGTATATAACGACGCTGAGCTGATGAGCTACATGGTTGAAGCGGTCAAAATCAATCCGGAGCATCCGGTCCTGATCGACCGTTATATGCTCGGCAAAGAGGTTGAGGTTGACGCGATCTGCGACGGTGAAACGGTTGTTATTCCGGGTATCATGGAGCATGTGGAGCGTGCAGGCGTCCACTCCGGCGACTCCATCGCCGTATATCCTCCGCAGTATCTGGATGAAGGCCTGAAGCAGAAGATCACCGACATCACGATCAAAATCGCCAAAGAGCTGAAGACCATCGGTCTGGTGAACATCCAGTTCGTTATCTACCAGAACGAAGTGTACGTAATCGAAGTGAATCCGCGCTCCTCGCGTACGGTTCCGTTCCTGAGCAAGGTAACCGGCATTCCAATGGCGAATCTGGCGACCAAAATCATCCTCGGCGGCAAGCTGAAGGAAGAGGGCTACACAGAAGGCCTGTGGCCGGAGAGCGACTATGTATCGGTTAAAGTGCCAGTGTTCTCTTTTGCCAAGCTGCGCAGAGTTGAGCCTACCCTGGGACCTGAAATGAAATCAACCGGTGAGGTTATGGGCCGCGACAAGCTGTATGCCAAGGCGCTGTACAAAGGTCTGATTGGTGCAGGAATGAAAATTCCGGCGACCGGCGCGATCATCGTTACAGTAGCGGATAAAGACAAAGCCGAAGCAGTTGAGCTGATGAAGGGCTTCCATGCTATGGGTTACAAAATCATCGCTACAGGCGGCACGGCGCAGGCGCTGGAGCAGTCCGGCCTGAACGTGATGAACGTCAACAAGCTGGACGAAGGCGAGCCTACGATCCTCGACCTGATCCGCAGCGGCCAGGCGAACTTCGTGTTCAACACCCTGACCAAGGGTAAAACACCTGAGCGTGACGGCTTCCGCATCCGCCGCGAAGCGGTTGAGAACGGCGTGGTATGTATGACCTCGCTCGATACCGTAGCAGCGCTGCTGAAAATGCTGCAGACGATCAACTTCTCGTCACAGTCGATGCCCGCTTTTGTCGGACAATAA
- the carA gene encoding glutamine-hydrolyzing carbamoyl-phosphate synthase small subunit, producing MQARLLLQDGTLFTGTAFGAEGEKTGEVVFNTGITGYQEVLSDPSYCGQIVTMTYPLIGNYGITRDDFESVRPFVHGFVVRRHEEVPSNWRAEYSVDDLLKEYGIPGISEIDTRMLTRIIRHYGTMKAILTTSNKRVEELMEMMGDTTIEELRNQVARTSTTTSYSSPGTKERIVLVDYGAKTGILRELNNRGCDVVVVPHDVTADEIRRLNPDGIQLSNGPGDPKDVPYAVNTISELLGEYPIFGICLGHQLFALACGADTEKLKFGHRGGNHPVKELESGRCFITSQNHGYTVNEESVQSTELEVTHINNNDKTIEGLKHTRYPAFSVQYHPEAAPGPHDSSYLFDRFLQMIADHKAKTPAGSRQAQLAANARITAPKQTPKLEAVKGAL from the coding sequence ATGCAGGCAAGATTGCTGCTTCAGGACGGAACGCTGTTTACAGGTACCGCATTTGGCGCTGAGGGCGAAAAGACAGGCGAGGTTGTTTTTAACACAGGGATTACAGGTTATCAGGAGGTACTGTCGGATCCTTCCTACTGCGGACAGATCGTAACGATGACTTATCCGCTGATCGGGAACTACGGCATTACGCGTGATGATTTTGAATCCGTGCGTCCTTTTGTACACGGCTTTGTTGTGCGCCGCCATGAAGAAGTACCGAGCAACTGGCGTGCTGAATACAGTGTGGACGACCTGCTGAAGGAATACGGCATTCCCGGGATCAGTGAAATTGACACCCGGATGCTGACCCGCATTATCCGCCACTACGGAACGATGAAAGCCATCCTGACTACCTCTAACAAGCGTGTGGAAGAGCTGATGGAAATGATGGGTGACACAACCATTGAGGAGCTGCGTAACCAGGTTGCCCGCACCTCGACTACTACAAGCTACAGCAGCCCTGGAACAAAGGAACGGATCGTGCTGGTTGACTACGGCGCGAAGACGGGTATCCTGCGTGAGCTGAACAACCGCGGCTGTGACGTAGTGGTTGTGCCCCATGATGTAACTGCAGACGAAATCCGCCGCCTGAACCCTGACGGCATCCAGCTGTCCAACGGCCCTGGGGATCCTAAAGATGTACCTTACGCTGTCAACACCATCTCTGAGCTGCTCGGAGAATACCCGATCTTCGGTATCTGCCTGGGCCACCAATTGTTCGCTCTGGCTTGCGGCGCAGACACTGAGAAGCTGAAATTCGGCCACCGCGGCGGTAACCACCCGGTTAAGGAATTGGAGAGCGGACGCTGCTTCATCACCTCGCAGAACCACGGCTACACTGTTAATGAAGAATCTGTGCAGAGCACCGAGCTTGAAGTGACGCACATCAATAACAATGACAAGACTATCGAAGGTTTAAAGCATACCCGTTACCCTGCCTTTTCGGTGCAATACCATCCGGAAGCAGCGCCGGGACCACATGACAGCAGCTATCTGTTCGACCGTTTCCTGCAGATGATTGCTGACCACAAAGCGAAGACGCCTGCCGGCTCGCGCCAGGCGCAGCTTGCTGCCAATGCCAGAATCACGGCACCTAAACAAACGCCGAAGCTTGAAGCCGTGAAAGGAGCTCTATAA
- a CDS encoding dihydroorotase produces the protein MIIRNASVLNKDGELEIKHIVVQDGIITAVESELPAEESGEIVDAEGKLLVPGLIDMHVHLREPGFEHKETIETGARSAAKGGFTTIACMPNTRPVTDTPEIVELVKEKAREAGLVKVLPYAAITKNELGRELTDFAALKEAGAIGFTDDGVGVQTAQMMKDAMKLAASLDMPVIAHCEDDSLVEGCAVNEGTFATKHGLKGIPNESEAIHVGRDVLLAEATGVHYHVCHVSTEQSVRLIRQAKQIGIKVTAEVCPHHLLLSEEDIPGMDANWKMNPPLRSRRDVEACIEGLLDGTIDIIVTDHAPHSEEEKAKGMQLAPFGIVGFETAFPLLYTAFVATGKWDLSLLVQRMTADPARVFRLNTGSLAIGAPADLTLIDLNEEQVVDPATFATKGRNTPFTGWKLKGWPVATWVDGKAVWTQNS, from the coding sequence GTGATCATTAGAAACGCCAGCGTATTGAACAAAGACGGCGAACTGGAAATCAAGCACATCGTAGTTCAGGACGGAATCATTACAGCGGTTGAAAGTGAGCTTCCTGCGGAAGAATCCGGTGAGATTGTCGATGCGGAAGGCAAGCTGCTGGTACCGGGCCTGATTGACATGCATGTGCATCTGCGCGAGCCTGGCTTTGAGCATAAAGAAACGATCGAAACGGGCGCACGCTCGGCTGCCAAGGGCGGATTCACCACCATCGCCTGCATGCCGAACACCCGGCCGGTAACAGACACTCCTGAAATCGTAGAGCTGGTAAAAGAAAAAGCACGTGAAGCCGGACTCGTTAAAGTACTGCCATATGCGGCAATCACCAAAAATGAGCTTGGCCGCGAGCTGACTGACTTTGCCGCCCTGAAGGAAGCCGGAGCGATCGGCTTTACAGACGACGGTGTAGGTGTACAGACTGCCCAGATGATGAAGGATGCCATGAAGCTGGCTGCAAGCCTGGATATGCCGGTTATCGCCCACTGTGAGGATGATTCACTGGTCGAAGGCTGTGCGGTTAACGAAGGAACTTTTGCAACCAAGCATGGTCTGAAGGGAATTCCAAATGAGTCGGAAGCGATTCATGTCGGCCGCGATGTTCTGCTCGCTGAAGCTACAGGCGTTCACTACCATGTCTGCCACGTCAGCACAGAGCAGTCGGTACGGCTGATCCGCCAGGCGAAGCAAATCGGCATTAAAGTGACTGCTGAAGTGTGTCCGCACCATCTGCTGCTCTCCGAAGAGGATATCCCTGGAATGGACGCCAACTGGAAAATGAACCCGCCGCTGCGCTCCCGCCGCGATGTGGAAGCCTGCATCGAGGGGCTGCTGGACGGCACGATCGACATCATCGTAACAGACCATGCACCGCACAGCGAAGAAGAAAAAGCCAAGGGCATGCAGCTTGCACCGTTTGGCATCGTCGGCTTCGAGACAGCCTTCCCGCTGCTGTATACCGCTTTTGTAGCTACAGGCAAATGGGACCTGAGCTTGCTGGTGCAGCGGATGACTGCTGATCCGGCCCGCGTATTCCGGCTTAACACAGGCAGCCTTGCCATTGGGGCACCGGCTGATCTGACACTGATTGACTTGAATGAAGAGCAGGTGGTAGACCCGGCCACTTTTGCCACTAAAGGACGTAACACTCCGTTTACCGGATGGAAGCTGAAAGGCTGGCCGGTAGCAACCTGGGTAGACGGCAAGGCCGTCTGGACGCAAAACAGCTAA
- a CDS encoding aspartate carbamoyltransferase catalytic subunit codes for MMTATKVKERSLLGIKELDRTELLQLLNRTAYWDNQKEKLTPVLRSQFVANMFFENSTRTRFSFEMAEKRLGVQVLNFTAAASSVEKGESIYDTVRTLESMGIDAGVVRLKPAGVLQQLAEKVSIPLINAGDGNNEHPTQALLDMYTMTKNFGELKGLKVSIIGDIMHSRVARSNLWGLTKMGASVQFCAPDSMKAPELAQYAPYVSIEEALKADVVMMLRVQLERHATGILQSADEYRKQYGLTEERAAKLDKNTIIMHPAPVNRNVEIDDAVVESSQSRIFPQMANGVPVRMAVMERALQ; via the coding sequence ATGATGACAGCAACCAAGGTGAAGGAACGCAGTCTGCTGGGGATTAAAGAGCTGGACCGGACAGAGCTTCTGCAGCTTTTGAACAGAACGGCTTACTGGGACAACCAGAAGGAGAAGCTGACACCGGTGCTGAGATCGCAGTTTGTGGCTAACATGTTTTTTGAGAATAGCACACGGACCCGCTTTTCCTTCGAAATGGCTGAGAAACGCCTTGGTGTGCAAGTGCTGAATTTTACGGCGGCAGCTTCCAGTGTAGAAAAAGGCGAGTCGATCTACGATACAGTGCGCACACTGGAATCGATGGGGATCGACGCCGGAGTTGTGCGTTTGAAGCCTGCAGGCGTGCTGCAGCAGCTGGCGGAGAAGGTATCCATCCCGCTGATCAATGCCGGAGACGGCAACAACGAGCATCCGACCCAGGCGCTGCTGGACATGTATACGATGACCAAAAATTTTGGCGAGCTGAAGGGCCTGAAAGTGTCGATTATCGGGGACATTATGCATAGCCGGGTGGCCCGCTCGAACCTCTGGGGACTGACGAAGATGGGAGCAAGCGTGCAGTTCTGCGCCCCGGACAGCATGAAGGCGCCTGAACTGGCGCAGTATGCACCCTACGTTAGTATAGAAGAAGCACTGAAGGCGGATGTGGTTATGATGCTGAGAGTGCAGCTGGAGCGCCATGCAACAGGCATCCTGCAGTCAGCCGATGAATACCGCAAGCAGTACGGACTCACTGAAGAGCGTGCAGCCAAGCTGGATAAGAACACGATCATCATGCATCCGGCGCCGGTCAACCGCAATGTGGAGATCGATGATGCGGTAGTCGAGAGCAGCCAGTCACGGATTTTCCCGCAGATGGCTAACGGTGTTCCGGTGAGAATGGCAGTCATGGAGCGTGCACTTCAATAG